Part of the Pseudarthrobacter sp. L1SW genome, GTCGGGGCCGGGAGCGTGGGGACCTCCCTGGCGTACGCCGCCCTCATCCGTGGTTCGGCCAGCAACATCGCCTTGTTCGACGTCAATGCCGCCAAGGCCGAGGCCGAAGTCCTGGACCTGGCGCACGGCACCCAGTTCGCTGCAGCCGCTGCCTCAATGACCGGCGGCGGTGACATCGCGGTGACGGAGGGTGCGGACGTCGTCGTGATTACCGCCGGGGCCAAGCAGGCGCCGGGCCAGACGCGCCTGGACCTGGCCGGAACCAACGTCCGGATCCTGGAAGACCTCATGCCGCGGCTGCTCGAGCGCTCCCCGAACGCGGTCTACGTCCTGGTCACCAACCCCTGCGACGTGCTCACCGTGGCGGCGCAGAAAATCTCCGGCCTTCCAACGGGACGCATCTTTTCCTCCGGCACTGTCCTGGATACCTCGCGGCTGCGCTGGCTGCTGGCACGGCGTGCCGGGGTGGCCGTGGCCAGCGTCCACGCCAGCATCGTGGGCGAGCATGGTGATACGGAGTTCCCGGCCTGGTCCACCGCCACCATCGGCCCCATCCCCGTCCGTGACTGGAAGGTGGACGGCGAGCGCGTCTTCACCCCCGGGTACCTTGCCGAGACTGCACGCGAAGTGACCCAGGCGGCCTACAAGGTCATCGCCGGAAAGGGCGCAACCAACTACGCCATAGGACTCTCCGGCGCACGCATCGTGGAAGCACTCCTTCGGGATGAGAACGCGGTGCTGCCGGTGTCAACGGTCCTGGACGGGCAGCACGGGATTTCGGGGGTGGCGCTCTCGCTGCCGAGCGTTGTGGGACGTGGCGGCGTCCACACCGTCCTTGAGATGCCCATGGACG contains:
- a CDS encoding L-lactate dehydrogenase, which gives rise to MSGSKLAIVGAGSVGTSLAYAALIRGSASNIALFDVNAAKAEAEVLDLAHGTQFAAAAASMTGGGDIAVTEGADVVVITAGAKQAPGQTRLDLAGTNVRILEDLMPRLLERSPNAVYVLVTNPCDVLTVAAQKISGLPTGRIFSSGTVLDTSRLRWLLARRAGVAVASVHASIVGEHGDTEFPAWSTATIGPIPVRDWKVDGERVFTPGYLAETAREVTQAAYKVIAGKGATNYAIGLSGARIVEALLRDENAVLPVSTVLDGQHGISGVALSLPSVVGRGGVHTVLEMPMDDGEVVALQHSADTLRNSLATLGV